In Myxococcus guangdongensis, one genomic interval encodes:
- a CDS encoding FAD-dependent oxidoreductase codes for MELTRRELIAAFLGSAVASACKREAPRAPIPGAVVDRAVEVGHKLRGGPLPSAQTVEPVDVLVVGGGIAGLSAAWRLMGAGVKDVRVVELEADIGGTSRSGRNAVSPFPWGAHYLPAPTEDRGPVVRLLREMGAVSGVDAQGLPTFEETLLIQEPDERHFYRGHWYEGLYLRVGATAQDLAELERFDARMNAFAAARDAKGRKAFAVPTSRSSDDAEWTALDALSMAQWLAREGFHSTRLKWLVDYACRDDYGATSEHVSAWAGIWYFAARQDGQGERSEGFLSWPEGNGRLVRQLSSSLPPRAVERDVLVHTVTPSAKGCRVDALDARTGQPRSFQARQVVLACPRFIAAHVVAPWRTERPAWLSAFTYAPWVVANLTLSSPPVSRGFPLSWDNVFQESRSLGYVVATHQRLRQDENGPTVLTWYLPMAGGDVKAEREKALSASYADWEALVMADLRPAHPGIAAQAQRLEVQRWGHAMVRPTPGFIWGPERQAAQESLGPSLHFAHTDLGGLALFEEANWFGVKAAERVLAGLGVASESWL; via the coding sequence GTGGAACTGACGCGGCGGGAGCTCATCGCCGCGTTCCTCGGCTCGGCGGTGGCCAGCGCGTGCAAGCGCGAGGCGCCCCGCGCGCCCATCCCCGGCGCCGTCGTGGACCGGGCGGTGGAGGTGGGGCACAAGCTGCGCGGGGGGCCGCTGCCCTCGGCCCAGACGGTGGAGCCGGTGGACGTGCTGGTGGTGGGCGGCGGCATCGCCGGCCTGTCCGCCGCGTGGCGGCTGATGGGCGCGGGCGTGAAGGACGTGCGCGTGGTGGAGCTGGAGGCGGACATCGGCGGCACGTCGCGCTCCGGCCGCAACGCGGTGTCCCCGTTCCCCTGGGGCGCGCACTACCTGCCGGCGCCCACGGAGGACCGGGGTCCGGTGGTGCGGCTCTTGCGCGAGATGGGCGCGGTTTCGGGCGTGGACGCACAGGGCCTGCCGACGTTCGAGGAGACGCTGCTCATCCAGGAGCCGGACGAGCGGCACTTCTACCGGGGCCACTGGTACGAGGGGCTCTACCTGCGCGTGGGCGCGACGGCCCAGGATTTGGCGGAGCTGGAGCGCTTCGATGCGCGGATGAACGCCTTCGCCGCCGCGCGCGACGCGAAGGGGCGCAAGGCCTTCGCGGTGCCCACCTCGCGCTCCAGCGACGACGCGGAGTGGACGGCGCTGGACGCGCTGAGCATGGCCCAGTGGCTGGCGCGCGAGGGCTTCCACTCCACGCGGCTGAAGTGGCTGGTGGACTACGCGTGCCGCGACGACTACGGCGCCACGTCCGAGCACGTCTCCGCGTGGGCGGGCATCTGGTACTTCGCCGCGCGCCAGGACGGGCAGGGGGAGCGCAGTGAGGGCTTCTTGAGCTGGCCCGAGGGCAACGGCCGGCTGGTGCGGCAGCTGTCGAGCTCGCTGCCTCCGCGCGCGGTGGAGCGCGACGTGCTGGTGCACACGGTGACGCCCTCCGCGAAGGGCTGCCGGGTGGACGCGCTGGATGCGCGCACGGGCCAGCCGCGCTCCTTCCAGGCGCGTCAGGTGGTGCTGGCGTGTCCTCGCTTCATCGCCGCGCACGTGGTGGCGCCGTGGCGCACCGAGCGGCCCGCGTGGCTGTCGGCCTTCACCTATGCGCCGTGGGTGGTGGCGAACCTGACCTTGTCCTCGCCGCCGGTGTCCCGAGGCTTCCCGCTGTCGTGGGACAACGTGTTCCAGGAGAGCCGGAGCCTGGGCTACGTGGTGGCCACGCACCAGCGGCTGCGCCAGGACGAGAACGGCCCCACGGTGCTCACCTGGTACCTGCCGATGGCGGGCGGGGACGTGAAGGCGGAGCGGGAGAAGGCGCTCTCGGCCAGCTACGCGGACTGGGAGGCGCTCGTCATGGCGGACCTGCGCCCCGCGCATCCAGGCATCGCGGCGCAGGCGCAGCGACTGGAGGTCCAGCGCTGGGGCCACGCCATGGTGCGGCCGACGCCGGGCTTCATCTGGGGCCCGGAGCGCCAGGCCGCGCAGGAGAGCCTGGGGCCGAGCCTGCACTTCGCGCACACGGACCTGGGCGGGCTGGCCCTCTTCGAGGAGGCCAACTGGTTCGGGGTGAAGGCCGCGGAGCGCGTGCTGGCCGGACTGGGCGTGGCCTCCGAGAGCTGGCTGTAG
- a CDS encoding polyamine aminopropyltransferase encodes MNKTLLYITVIVIATCGLVYELVVGALASYLLGDSITQFSTVIGGYLFAMGIGSYLSRYIDKGVAQRFVEVELAVALLGGICAPVLFLTFTLTDMFQVALYGSVIVIGALVGLEIPLLLRILKDQLKFKDLVSQVLSLDYLGALAASVAFPLLLVPKLGLVRTSLLFGILNAAVGLWSTWLLAPLLGNPLRLRIKAVVLTVFLVVGFALGDRLTTFYEDQLYADDVVHASSSPYQRIILTRGKRGFSLFLNGNLQFASLDEYRYHESLVHPAMVRAGKVEHVLILGGGDGLAAREVLRYPEVRSVTLVDLDPAITGLAMRFDELVKLNQHSLTDARMRVINTDAMQFLMEGTQQYDVVIVDFPDPNNFALGKLYTTGFYKLLKKRVAPDGVAVVQSTSPLFARRSFWCVENTLRAAGYWTEPYHALVPSFGEWGYVLVAHEAPGHHRALPEGLRFLDLSTLESLTRFPPDMGPLPTEVNRLNNQVLVHYYEEEWRRWN; translated from the coding sequence GTGAACAAGACGCTGCTGTACATCACCGTCATCGTCATCGCGACGTGCGGGCTCGTCTACGAGCTCGTCGTCGGGGCGCTGGCCAGCTACCTGCTGGGCGACTCCATCACCCAGTTCTCCACCGTCATCGGTGGCTACCTCTTCGCGATGGGCATCGGCAGCTACCTGTCGCGCTACATCGACAAGGGGGTGGCCCAGCGCTTCGTGGAGGTGGAGCTGGCGGTGGCGCTCTTGGGCGGCATCTGCGCCCCGGTGCTGTTCCTCACCTTCACGCTGACGGACATGTTCCAGGTGGCGCTGTACGGCAGCGTCATCGTCATCGGCGCGCTGGTGGGGCTGGAGATTCCGCTCCTCCTGCGCATCTTGAAGGACCAGCTCAAGTTCAAGGACCTGGTCAGCCAGGTGCTGTCGCTCGACTACCTGGGCGCGCTGGCGGCGAGCGTCGCGTTCCCGCTGCTGCTGGTCCCCAAGCTGGGGCTGGTGCGCACCTCGCTCTTGTTCGGCATCCTGAACGCGGCGGTGGGCCTGTGGAGCACGTGGCTGCTCGCGCCGCTTCTGGGCAACCCGCTGCGCCTGCGCATCAAGGCGGTGGTGCTGACGGTGTTCCTGGTGGTGGGCTTCGCGCTGGGCGACAGGCTGACGACGTTCTACGAGGACCAGCTCTACGCGGACGACGTGGTGCACGCGTCCAGCTCGCCCTATCAGCGCATCATCCTGACGCGCGGCAAGCGGGGCTTCTCGCTGTTCCTCAACGGCAACCTCCAGTTCGCGAGCCTGGACGAGTACCGCTACCACGAGTCGCTCGTGCACCCGGCCATGGTGCGCGCGGGCAAGGTGGAGCACGTGCTCATCCTGGGTGGCGGAGATGGGCTCGCCGCGCGCGAGGTGCTGCGCTACCCCGAGGTGCGCTCCGTGACGCTGGTGGACCTGGACCCGGCGATCACGGGCCTGGCCATGCGCTTCGACGAGCTGGTGAAGCTCAACCAGCACTCGCTGACGGATGCGCGCATGCGCGTCATCAACACGGACGCGATGCAGTTCCTGATGGAGGGGACGCAGCAGTACGACGTCGTCATCGTCGACTTCCCGGACCCGAACAACTTCGCCCTGGGCAAGCTGTACACCACGGGCTTCTACAAGCTGCTCAAGAAGCGGGTGGCGCCCGACGGCGTGGCGGTGGTGCAGAGCACCAGCCCCCTGTTCGCGCGGCGCTCCTTCTGGTGCGTGGAGAACACGCTCAGGGCCGCGGGTTATTGGACGGAGCCCTACCACGCGCTGGTGCCGTCCTTCGGTGAGTGGGGCTACGTGCTGGTGGCGCACGAGGCGCCCGGGCACCACCGCGCGCTGCCCGAGGGCCTGCGCTTCCTGGACCTGTCCACGCTGGAGTCGCTGACGCGCTTTCCTCCGGACATGGGCCCGCTGCCCACGGAGGTGAACCGGCTCAACAACCAGGTGCTGGTGCACTACTACGAGGAGGAGTGGCGGCGGTGGAACTGA
- a CDS encoding DUF350 domain-containing protein — MLLLGVVVSWQGVLASVIYSLIGLAVFVAGFYVIRLIMPFDVHKELEVDQNTAVGIVIGSFILGLSIIVAAAIGG; from the coding sequence ATGCTGTTACTCGGCGTCGTCGTGAGCTGGCAGGGTGTGCTGGCGAGCGTCATCTATTCGCTCATCGGCCTGGCGGTGTTCGTGGCGGGCTTCTACGTCATCCGCCTCATCATGCCGTTCGACGTGCACAAGGAGCTGGAGGTCGACCAGAACACGGCGGTCGGCATCGTCATCGGCTCGTTCATCCTCGGCCTGTCCATCATCGTGGCCGCGGCCATCGGTGGTTGA
- a CDS encoding DUF4178 domain-containing protein — translation MSQGRCPSCGADVEFTAGSAQVVVCGHCQTVVARKGDDFESHGKIGRIVPTDSPLQLGAEGRYARTGFRVVGHLQKDHGAGPWDEWYVEFDDGRAAWMSESEGAFHLLLDAGVEEGLQLEDMHPGQRLKLRNRVWVVEERGHGTVVAAEGQLPSDVDPTQDSYYVDATGSSGAFLTLDFGTRHRDPEVFIGERLKLDQLGIPADQLRPRAKRKVDLQQARCTECNGPLELRAPDQSLRVACPFCGALLDVRKGKLSFLRLLEKPDHPPLIPLGAKGTLKNTEWMCIGFLVRSCTVEGVRYPWEEYLLYHRAKGFVWLMNSNGHWVFLEPVAAGDVSLAPLTSAFFDRRRYKAFQNVHAVTETVQGEFYWKVQAGEFAEATEYVNPPYSLNVDATEDEVTYTHGEYLAPEVIQKAFNLERLPAPEGIQPSQPNPFSERMKSTFLWSFIWFLGLLVLSGLFSISSQNRVVLEESITVPPEAMSNTPSATRFSEPFELTKRGNMKVELSAGLGNSWMGVQGDLVNQDTGDVTTFYQELSYYFGQDSDGSWSEGSPSETLYLSTLPAGKYVLRTTASYDASPQPSARNYNVKLIHDSPNGSWFCVALVLMLLGPVFAFFRSHNFETRRWADSNLGNH, via the coding sequence GTGAGTCAGGGGAGGTGTCCGTCGTGCGGCGCGGACGTGGAGTTCACCGCCGGCTCGGCGCAGGTCGTGGTGTGCGGACACTGCCAGACGGTGGTGGCCCGCAAGGGCGATGACTTCGAGTCGCACGGGAAGATTGGCCGCATCGTCCCCACCGACTCCCCGCTCCAGCTGGGCGCGGAGGGGCGCTACGCGCGCACGGGCTTCCGGGTGGTGGGCCACCTGCAGAAGGACCACGGCGCGGGCCCGTGGGACGAGTGGTACGTGGAGTTCGACGACGGCCGCGCCGCGTGGATGAGCGAGTCCGAGGGCGCCTTCCACCTGCTGCTCGACGCGGGCGTGGAGGAGGGCCTCCAGCTGGAGGACATGCACCCCGGGCAGCGGCTGAAGCTGCGCAACCGCGTCTGGGTGGTGGAGGAGCGCGGCCACGGCACCGTGGTGGCCGCCGAGGGCCAGCTCCCCAGCGACGTGGACCCCACGCAGGACTCCTATTACGTCGACGCCACCGGCTCCAGCGGCGCCTTCCTCACCCTGGACTTCGGCACCCGCCACCGCGACCCGGAGGTCTTCATCGGGGAGCGGCTCAAGCTCGACCAGCTCGGCATCCCCGCCGACCAGCTGCGTCCGCGTGCCAAGCGGAAGGTGGACCTGCAGCAGGCGCGCTGCACCGAGTGCAACGGCCCCCTGGAGCTGCGCGCGCCGGACCAGTCGCTGCGCGTGGCGTGCCCCTTCTGCGGCGCGCTCCTGGATGTGAGGAAGGGCAAGCTGTCCTTCCTGCGGCTGCTCGAGAAGCCGGACCACCCGCCCCTCATCCCGCTGGGCGCGAAGGGGACGCTGAAGAACACGGAGTGGATGTGCATCGGCTTCCTCGTGCGCTCGTGCACGGTGGAGGGCGTCCGCTACCCGTGGGAGGAGTACCTGCTGTACCACCGGGCGAAGGGCTTCGTCTGGCTGATGAACTCCAACGGCCACTGGGTGTTCCTGGAGCCGGTGGCCGCCGGTGACGTGTCGCTGGCCCCGCTGACGTCCGCCTTCTTCGACCGGCGGCGCTACAAGGCCTTCCAGAACGTGCACGCGGTGACGGAGACGGTGCAGGGCGAGTTCTACTGGAAGGTGCAGGCCGGCGAGTTCGCCGAGGCCACCGAGTACGTGAACCCGCCGTACTCCCTCAACGTGGACGCCACCGAGGACGAGGTGACGTACACGCATGGCGAGTACCTGGCGCCGGAGGTCATCCAGAAGGCCTTCAACCTGGAGCGGCTGCCTGCTCCCGAGGGCATCCAGCCCAGCCAGCCCAACCCCTTCTCCGAGCGGATGAAGTCCACGTTCCTGTGGTCCTTCATCTGGTTCCTGGGGCTGCTGGTGCTGTCGGGCCTGTTCTCCATCAGCTCTCAGAACCGGGTGGTGCTCGAGGAGAGCATCACGGTGCCGCCGGAGGCGATGTCCAACACGCCGTCCGCCACGCGCTTCAGCGAGCCGTTCGAGCTCACCAAGCGCGGCAACATGAAGGTGGAGCTGTCCGCGGGGCTGGGCAACAGCTGGATGGGCGTGCAGGGCGACCTGGTGAACCAGGACACCGGCGACGTGACGACCTTCTACCAGGAGCTCAGCTACTACTTCGGCCAGGACAGCGACGGCTCCTGGTCCGAGGGCAGCCCGAGCGAGACCCTGTACCTGTCCACGCTGCCCGCGGGCAAGTACGTGCTGCGCACCACGGCATCCTACGACGCGTCACCGCAGCCCTCCGCGCGCAACTACAACGTGAAGCTGATTCACGACTCGCCCAACGGGAGCTGGTTCTGCGTGGCGCTGGTGCTGATGCTGCTGGGGCCGGTGTTCGCGTTCTTCCGCTCGCACAACTTCGAGACGCGCAGGTGGGCGGACAGCAACCTGGGCAATCATTAG
- the speD gene encoding S-adenosylmethionine decarboxylase, whose product MLKDAAALAALFEELIVLLDLKVVGQPQWHVFPEPGGITGLTLLAESHLAIHTFPEHGFAALNVYCCRPRTRPDFESVLAKRLGAASCEVRELKRGVMA is encoded by the coding sequence GTGCTCAAGGACGCGGCCGCGTTGGCGGCGCTCTTCGAGGAGCTCATCGTCCTGCTGGACCTGAAGGTCGTGGGTCAGCCGCAGTGGCACGTGTTCCCGGAGCCCGGGGGCATCACCGGCCTGACGTTGCTGGCCGAGAGCCACCTGGCCATCCACACCTTCCCCGAGCATGGCTTCGCCGCGCTCAATGTCTACTGCTGCCGTCCGCGCACCCGGCCCGACTTCGAGTCGGTGCTGGCGAAGCGTCTGGGCGCGGCCTCATGCGAGGTGCGTGAGCTGAAGCGGGGGGTGATGGCGTGA
- a CDS encoding PGAP1-like alpha/beta domain-containing protein, with product MTRPSLPEVPVQPIPTPSPQREPGAIARLTRGLRGLPAAPRWWGPGCGGMAGWLLNPPGGAPPSMDLTPRFHALLARVRDGQPVLPAEAVRHQYVLVRGMLGDELPGYLLDNVQRLERRGLDVREAPVDTEGLLLDNVAVLREALLDAAHFGRSVVLVGHSKGGVECTAVLALYPELRRVVRAVVTLQAPYGGSPIAHDLSTTPEMRRLIDFAFPLLFHGVSRSVEELSYTKRMEFIRQHPYPLDIPTVSLATSRLSRMSSLYALQRYLDERYQYASDGMVTALDAEVPGAGMVRLSDMDHAEAALRAFPGFSRYHPGDITEVMVALALEPR from the coding sequence ATGACGCGGCCGTCCCTGCCCGAAGTCCCCGTGCAGCCCATCCCCACGCCCTCGCCCCAGCGGGAGCCCGGGGCCATCGCCCGGCTGACGCGAGGTCTGCGCGGACTGCCCGCCGCGCCGCGCTGGTGGGGGCCGGGCTGTGGCGGCATGGCCGGCTGGCTCCTGAACCCGCCGGGGGGCGCGCCTCCGTCCATGGACCTGACGCCGCGCTTCCACGCGCTGCTCGCGCGGGTGCGAGACGGGCAGCCGGTATTGCCGGCGGAGGCGGTGCGGCACCAGTACGTGCTCGTGCGGGGCATGCTGGGCGACGAGCTGCCTGGCTACCTGCTGGACAACGTGCAGCGGCTGGAGCGCCGGGGTCTGGACGTGCGCGAGGCGCCGGTGGACACCGAGGGGCTGCTGCTCGACAACGTCGCGGTGCTACGCGAGGCGCTGCTGGACGCGGCGCACTTCGGGCGCTCGGTGGTGCTGGTGGGCCACAGCAAGGGCGGCGTGGAGTGCACGGCGGTGCTCGCGCTGTACCCGGAGCTGCGCCGCGTGGTGCGCGCGGTGGTGACGCTGCAGGCGCCGTACGGCGGCTCGCCCATCGCGCACGACTTGTCCACCACGCCGGAGATGCGCAGGCTCATCGACTTCGCCTTCCCGCTGCTGTTCCACGGGGTGTCGCGCTCGGTGGAGGAGCTGTCCTACACGAAGCGGATGGAGTTCATCCGCCAGCACCCCTACCCCCTGGACATCCCCACGGTGTCGCTGGCCACCTCGCGCCTGTCGCGGATGTCGTCGCTCTACGCGCTGCAGCGCTACCTGGACGAGCGCTACCAGTACGCGTCCGACGGCATGGTGACGGCGCTGGACGCGGAGGTGCCGGGCGCGGGCATGGTGCGGCTGTCGGACATGGACCACGCGGAGGCCGCGCTGCGCGCCTTCCCGGGCTTCAGCCGCTACCATCCGGGAGACATCACCGAGGTGATGGTGGCCCTGGCGCTCGAGCCTCGCTGA
- a CDS encoding peptidylprolyl isomerase, which translates to MTFRILTALVLSLSLAACKDSSDKKEPTAATPAPSATKPADKPVAATPPPAAPEATGEWTKKVQAGQDLLATMETNQGTIELRLFSKDAPLTVANFVGLATGEKTWTDPNSGEKVTGRPLYNGVIFHRVIPNFMIQGGDPTGTGRGDPGYRFADEFQSGRTFNKTGLLAMANAGPGTNGSQFFITTAVTDFLNNRHTIFGEVTKGYDVVEKISKVKTGPGDRPVEPVVIQKITLADAPAAAGAK; encoded by the coding sequence ATGACCTTCCGAATCCTGACTGCGCTCGTGCTGAGCCTCTCCCTCGCTGCTTGCAAGGACTCCTCCGACAAGAAGGAGCCCACGGCGGCCACTCCCGCCCCGTCCGCCACGAAGCCCGCGGACAAGCCCGTCGCGGCCACGCCGCCCCCCGCCGCCCCCGAAGCCACGGGCGAGTGGACCAAGAAGGTCCAGGCCGGCCAGGACCTGCTGGCCACGATGGAGACGAACCAGGGCACCATCGAGCTGCGCCTGTTCTCCAAGGATGCGCCGCTGACGGTGGCCAACTTCGTGGGCCTCGCCACGGGCGAGAAGACGTGGACGGACCCGAACTCGGGCGAGAAGGTGACGGGCCGGCCGCTGTACAACGGCGTCATCTTCCACCGCGTGATTCCGAACTTCATGATTCAGGGTGGCGACCCCACGGGCACCGGCCGCGGTGACCCGGGCTACCGCTTCGCGGACGAGTTCCAGAGCGGCCGCACGTTCAACAAGACGGGCCTGCTCGCCATGGCCAACGCGGGCCCGGGCACCAACGGCAGCCAGTTCTTCATCACCACGGCGGTGACGGACTTCCTCAACAACCGTCACACCATCTTCGGCGAGGTGACGAAGGGCTACGACGTGGTGGAGAAGATTTCGAAGGTGAAGACGGGCCCCGGTGACCGGCCCGTGGAGCCGGTGGTCATCCAGAAGATCACCCTGGCGGACGCGCCGGCCGCGGCCGGGGCGAAGTGA
- a CDS encoding alpha/beta hydrolase, translating to MSQPKLRRVATRLGELDCNVVDGLSEGTTPELVVVLCHGLGAPATDLVSLAPELVSFEPSLAQRVRFVFPGAPLTMERWGNPTGRAWFHLPESIMLGQQRDWETYGKSVPEGLPAARRAVMSVVDAVSTAMKLPYNRVVLGGFSQGGMVTTDVALRLEECPAGLCILSGTLLAEAEWIQKAKARQGLPVFQGHGRHDDLLPFAVAERLRDTLVKAGLSVDFFPFDGPHTIDIEELKRVAVFLKARLGG from the coding sequence ATGAGCCAGCCCAAGCTGCGCCGCGTGGCGACACGCCTGGGCGAGCTGGACTGCAACGTGGTGGACGGGCTGTCCGAGGGCACCACGCCGGAGCTGGTGGTGGTGCTCTGCCACGGTCTCGGCGCTCCGGCCACCGACCTGGTCTCGCTGGCCCCGGAGCTGGTGTCGTTCGAGCCCTCGCTGGCGCAGCGCGTGCGCTTCGTGTTCCCTGGCGCGCCGCTGACGATGGAGCGGTGGGGCAATCCCACCGGACGCGCCTGGTTCCATCTGCCCGAGTCCATCATGCTCGGGCAGCAGCGGGACTGGGAGACGTATGGGAAGAGCGTCCCCGAGGGCCTGCCCGCCGCGCGCCGGGCCGTCATGTCCGTGGTGGACGCGGTGTCGACGGCGATGAAGCTGCCCTACAACCGCGTCGTCCTGGGCGGCTTCAGCCAAGGCGGCATGGTGACGACGGACGTGGCGTTGCGGCTGGAGGAGTGCCCCGCGGGGTTGTGCATCCTGTCGGGCACGCTGCTGGCGGAGGCCGAGTGGATACAGAAGGCCAAGGCCCGTCAGGGGCTGCCCGTGTTCCAGGGGCACGGTCGCCATGACGACCTGCTGCCCTTCGCGGTGGCCGAGCGCCTGCGCGACACGTTGGTGAAGGCGGGCCTGTCCGTGGACTTCTTCCCCTTCGACGGGCCGCACACCATCGACATTGAGGAGCTGAAGCGGGTGGCCGTGTTCCTGAAGGCCCGGCTGGGAGGCTGA
- a CDS encoding secondary thiamine-phosphate synthase enzyme YjbQ, protein MYHAKQLTVSTQGRGFTDITRDVREVVEHCGLEQGLCTVFLHHTSASLVLSENADPDVRRDLEAFFARLVKDGDPLFVHDAEGPDDMPAHVRTVLTQNSLSIPVKNGAPDLGTWQGVYVWEHRTSPHRRRVTVSVVG, encoded by the coding sequence ATGTACCACGCGAAGCAGCTCACGGTGTCCACGCAGGGGCGAGGCTTCACGGACATCACCCGGGACGTGCGCGAGGTGGTGGAGCACTGCGGCCTGGAGCAGGGCCTGTGCACGGTGTTCCTCCACCACACCAGCGCGTCCCTGGTGTTGAGCGAGAACGCGGACCCGGATGTGCGCCGGGATTTGGAGGCCTTCTTCGCGCGGCTGGTGAAGGACGGGGACCCGCTGTTCGTCCACGACGCGGAGGGACCCGATGACATGCCGGCGCACGTGCGCACGGTGCTCACGCAGAACTCGCTGAGCATTCCCGTGAAGAACGGCGCGCCGGATTTGGGGACGTGGCAGGGCGTCTACGTCTGGGAGCACCGCACGTCCCCCCACCGCCGACGCGTCACCGTGTCGGTGGTGGGCTGA
- a CDS encoding L,D-transpeptidase family protein: MGASAVADVQSSTDGGTPVTASTPGELLAAWNRTAPVLDTDGGPSRPVAAAQPPHSDSAGHEPSLSIDPELSATPKPERQDLPPEEDTDASPPPAEQLVVIPDRKNPSEELVLGPDGEPLEDTSLVLDDPALGLEGEDPDTTAATSPDAGSEPVAIPYQPDAGSLRVRRSIAVRSEPRQSSPPLGTVAQDMRVLWKSETAMRSPDCEAWVEIQPRGWVCERYLERNFREPRVRDLPRLREGELTPGTYARVVGKRVRAYPSLALARARKKGVLLKGSVTVQLRGQVRVGRRTFWRTTDGQYLEARVLREYRPSAFVGVDAEQLSELSSPFAWAQSRLKPNAPVVVRVAPDDKAARETVLPPRTLVAVRELSPDGRWVLISEDHWVSRDDLHVAWFTHAPPGVEPGERWLDVDLEAQVLVAYEGERPVYATLVSSGKPGTDTPEGLYRVWIKFAEADMTGSGTAGNDTYRVATVPWTMFFERDYALHTAYWHDRFGEPTSHGCVNLSPRDARLLYTWAAPEVPTGWSMVHASPDAPGSWVRIRGQASLPPKPQKERKARVVASTRGLR; this comes from the coding sequence GTGGGAGCCAGCGCGGTCGCGGACGTGCAGTCATCGACAGACGGAGGCACACCCGTCACCGCCTCCACTCCAGGCGAGCTGCTCGCGGCCTGGAACCGCACGGCTCCCGTGCTCGACACCGATGGAGGTCCCTCGCGTCCCGTCGCCGCCGCGCAGCCTCCGCACTCCGACTCCGCAGGCCACGAGCCCTCTCTCTCCATCGACCCCGAGCTCAGCGCCACCCCGAAGCCCGAGCGCCAGGACCTCCCACCCGAAGAAGACACGGATGCTTCGCCGCCACCCGCCGAGCAGCTCGTCGTCATCCCCGACCGGAAGAACCCGAGCGAAGAGCTCGTCCTCGGCCCCGATGGTGAGCCCCTCGAGGACACCAGCCTCGTGCTCGACGACCCTGCCCTCGGGCTCGAAGGCGAGGACCCTGATACCACCGCCGCCACCAGTCCCGACGCGGGCTCCGAGCCCGTCGCCATTCCCTACCAACCCGACGCGGGCTCTCTCCGTGTGCGCCGCTCCATCGCCGTGCGCTCCGAGCCGCGTCAGAGTTCACCGCCGCTCGGGACCGTGGCCCAGGACATGCGCGTCCTGTGGAAGAGCGAGACGGCCATGCGCAGCCCCGACTGCGAGGCCTGGGTCGAAATCCAACCGCGAGGCTGGGTCTGCGAACGCTACCTGGAGCGCAACTTCCGCGAGCCCCGCGTGCGAGACCTCCCCCGCCTCCGCGAGGGCGAGCTCACCCCCGGCACCTACGCACGCGTCGTCGGCAAGCGCGTGCGCGCCTACCCGAGCCTCGCCCTGGCCCGCGCACGCAAGAAGGGCGTGCTCCTCAAGGGTTCGGTGACGGTGCAACTGCGCGGACAGGTGCGCGTCGGACGCCGCACCTTCTGGCGCACCACGGATGGCCAATACCTGGAGGCGCGCGTGCTGCGCGAGTACCGGCCCTCGGCCTTCGTCGGCGTGGACGCGGAGCAACTGTCCGAACTCTCCTCGCCCTTCGCCTGGGCCCAGTCACGCCTCAAGCCCAACGCACCCGTGGTCGTCCGCGTCGCCCCCGACGACAAGGCCGCGCGCGAGACGGTGCTCCCACCCAGGACGCTCGTCGCCGTGCGCGAGCTCTCTCCCGATGGTCGTTGGGTGCTCATCTCCGAGGACCACTGGGTGTCACGTGACGACCTGCACGTGGCCTGGTTCACCCACGCTCCTCCCGGCGTCGAGCCCGGTGAGCGCTGGCTGGACGTGGACCTGGAGGCGCAGGTGCTCGTGGCCTACGAGGGCGAGCGCCCCGTGTACGCCACGCTCGTCTCCTCCGGGAAGCCCGGCACGGACACGCCCGAGGGGCTCTACCGCGTGTGGATCAAGTTCGCAGAGGCCGACATGACCGGCTCCGGCACCGCGGGCAACGACACGTACCGCGTGGCCACCGTGCCGTGGACCATGTTCTTCGAGCGCGACTACGCCCTGCACACCGCCTACTGGCACGACCGCTTCGGCGAGCCGACGAGCCACGGCTGCGTCAACCTCTCACCGCGCGACGCCCGGCTCCTCTACACCTGGGCCGCGCCGGAGGTCCCCACCGGCTGGTCCATGGTGCACGCGTCCCCGGACGCTCCCGGCTCCTGGGTGCGCATCCGAGGACAGGCGAGCCTGCCCCCGAAGCCCCAGAAGGAGCGCAAGGCGCGCGTCGTCGCCAGCACGCGCGGCCTGCGCTGA